The window tttaataatttctctaATTCTGCTCTATCCAAGTTACCTATAAATAATCCATCAATACATAAATTCTccttaaattttttaaattcattatataattCTTGATAAGTTATTTGACTTAAACCTAAGTATTGCCGACCCAATGTTGGATAATTTGGAGCAGTTATTCTCCAAGAAAGTTCTCTTGCTTTAAGCTCTGAAGTTattgtttctttttttctcattAATAATCCTTTATAAATGAATAATGAGTCATTTAAAACTGCCTCTGTAATAACTTCTTCTGaatttaatgatgaaaagatggtcttaataataatatataaactTGAACTATAACCACTTATATGTAAATCTATGCTTGGAACATTTGAAAGTTGTTCGGGACTATTTCTTGGACTAAATGTAAGCTTTGCATCTTGAATTAAAGGtaaatttaaagtattattCATTGAAATCACTAAAATATAGCTCAATAtcaaagtaataaatttaaaagaattaaaagcTGAACTTAGTCTTAATATTCCTTTAAAATACGGCTGTTTCTTATCATTTCTAGCTTTATACCAAACATTAAcattttcagaaatagaaatttgTGTATCATGATATTTACATATAGCTAAACGACGATCTCGAACCATTTTGGTCTTAAAAATATCCCCAATTTTggttaataaataataattaggATAGAATTCATTATAGCTTTCAATGAATGTATTTAATTCAGTATCAACAACAGCATCATTTCCAGGATTTGGAGAATTTGAAGTACATTCCCAAATAAAGTCAACAAGTTTGAAGTCTTTTGGAGTATATGGATTGATAAATGGTCTAGAAAGTCCATTAATAATACCAAAAGATTCTTTAGTTTGTTTTAAACGATTGATTAGTCTTGGAGAgatctttttaatattatatttgattttaagGAGTGGTTCTTCATAATGATATACGTACTTTCCATTGCAATCAATGATTCTATTTCTTGATGATTTACTAAAACATTCATCATTACCAGAATTGCTGCTAAATGAGTAGAAACTAGTATTAAATACCTGATTTTCAACAATTTCGgtaatattttcaacatAATCTTCATAATTATTActcattaaataattagcTTGGTTTGAATTAACTAGAATGAGTATGTTTTCAATATCCAAGAAATTtaagattttattaaattcttctaattcaAGGTCGTTGTACTTACAATATCTTTCCAATTTATGCCAAACattataattaatcaaaGAACTGATTCtatcttgaatatttaatttaaaatcaaaCCAATTAAAGTTCATATAATTAGCAACACAGTTATTGATaagaaattcaaagtattcttttttaatttttgttttacGTAAAAGTACCACAGAActatataataattcaagagTTTCCTCTAATAGAATTTGTTCAACATCAGATTCAACTTCAAACCAAACTAGAGCAAGTCTTTCTGCATAATATTCAACATTACAAGTTAATATAAGAGGAGAAATAGCATTTCTAAGTGAGCCAGAGTATTCTCCACAAAAGTAATGTTTGaccaaatattcaaataaggGTATTCTATTTGAGCCTAATATGGCCCCCTTTTCGGAATCCAGAACAAATACAAATGAGATCTTGTTATCAACTCCTTTATATTCAACAAAATTTCCTAATAGACCTTGAGTATGTAAATTTTTCAATCCAATATTATATCTCATAAGTTTGATATCTGTATTTAGATTTGGAATGGTTGAGAAATGTCTATTTACCAATGTAGTCAAATGTTCAAAAGTTAAAGAAGACTCAATAACTAACTTCATGATATTTGAACTAtagaatttctttttaaacTTCTTAATTTCTTTGACCAAATCAGAAATTACACAATTTTTCATTGTCATAAGTGATCCTCGTAAttctgaattaaatattgattttaagACAGCATTTCTTTGAACTGCACTGGAATTCActtcattttcatattcttttttcaacATTCCCAAACATGTAGTTAcaatttcttcagaatAATCAAGTACATCTAGAGAGCTCCTTATTCTTCTTAAATACTCATCCAGACACTCAGATGAGAAAATTCCTGAGAATTCAATGGTTGTTTCACTAGACTGAGGAATCCAATAATATGTAATGCATGCCTGaccttttttttgtatagAGTCCATTACTTTCGTGAATTGTTTTCCTTCAGTCTGAAAATATTGGGAAACACAACTTAGAACTTTTGAGAAGCCTAAGTAATCTTTTGGGTCGAAAATTGAACCCAAGTCTAAACCGAAACTCACTAATGATAATTTGTCTGAGCTCGAAATTAGTAGTACCTCCAGCTTATTTGGCAGATAAAATTTCTTTACCAAGCCTGAAGGATTAATGTTACCCGAAATCATTGCTTTCTCCTTTTCATCAATCTATTTGTATTTACTTTCATCATCCTTTTAATTTCTACTCTGTCCTTTTTTGactttttatttcatctattttaatagaattttaATAGTCAAAAGTGGATTGCCCGCCCgaattttaatatagattaattaataagtttcctaattaattattattaaatcaataaataataataattaattaaaatgacTATGAATTGTTAGTTTATATTTGacattttttatattttaattttaagacgatatattgaatattccTATATTTTGTATAAACAGAAGTAACAAAATAGTGTAATTTAAATagctaatattaatttcaacaGAATATTTGTAAGCATAGACCTGAGTTAATCCCCcttttattccaaaaacTTTGCAGTTGAATTTGGCTCTTTCAATCTCATGTTTTGACGAGTTTGAGCCAATATATCTAAAGTagaatataaagaaaaataaaagttatTGATATACTACACATTACCCAACATTTGTTAATacaaatttctttattaatgataaattttctcctattttgattttttttttcattcatGTTTAAGTTAAACATTTTAGTGATTCGATTCATAGTTTCTAATTAGCTTCTTATGACGTTAAAACCacatttgaatttgacATGGGtcattctttgaaataCAGTCCATATCTAATATACCATAATTATCTAAAGCTTAATTtcataattaaatttgtaataaaaatattattactatacAAACCTACCTGGATCAAATTGATGTGAAAAAACAAGTTGATTATTGACGAGCTTGATTAAGGTAGTTTTTGAACAAAATGAGCATAGGCATCTCATCAGATACTTGGaaagtttaataatttgactGAATTCAGGATCTTTCTTGTAAACTTGGAGAATTGATTGAATAATCCTTTTAGCTCCATATGCTGCAATGATATGAGAGTAAACCTCAGTTCTTTGACATGATTTAATTAGGACAATTAAACCCTGTTGAACTATTTGATGattattaacattaatatcgataatttccaatatttccCTTATAATATCAGGATTGTTAAGTTTAAAGTCTTGAGAAGTGAATAGTATGGAAACATATATTgccaatatattttcaatgaGAAATATATCTTGATTCTTCCCTAActtttttgtaattaattcaaaaactcCTAATTTCAAAAACTCGTTACATGCGTTTAAACTTGATCTAATAAGAAATCTCAGAGCTGCAAACCCCCAAATTTGAGTTCTTTCATCAAGcttttcatcttttaaatatagCATGATTTTTTTCCCAATATTAGAATCAATCCaaatctattattaataatttgtaaagaatttcaaaagGGAACCGTAAATAAAGTTTTAGCTGTTTTCAAAAGTGCCATATTGTTTTACTTACCTCGGATACGCTTAATGAATCGGATGacgaaataaaaattaatctaAAAATTGCCAACAAAATCGAATTGTTCACTgaagaattcaaaatattcttctCCAAATATGTAAATAGCTCCAATATTTCTGGAATAATCTATTATAATTTGAGTTTACAAGTTTTTTAAAGCTCATTCTTAATTATAGATTTCTTAAACTTACTATTGGAACCATTCTTTCGGAAACACcatcattaaaaaataaatgagTTAGCAAAAAAATACATATTAGCACTATTTCAGGTGATTTCTTATGATATTTTATggtatttaataatatttccaCAGCTCCAGATTCACACATATGATTTCTTATTATCGAATTCCCATCAAGTGGGTCCAATAACTCTGTTATTTCAATTAGTCGcgataataaaaaaattgtatCAACTTCAGAACGTAGCTGCCTTAATATCGAAATAATCCAAATGGCAtgtaattcttttatttgaGGTTGAATAAACTCTGTAGATAAATTATGGGCTTTATTCCCAAAATTTATTCCTTCATAAGTTATTATGTCCCAGAAAGACAATAATCGATTACCATTATGATTTCTAATAACAAATTTCTGAGATAATTCCAATCcattgttttttttctttaattttatattctttacTGCACCCTCATCTTTTGAAACACAACATCCCATTATCTTTTTTCATATGTACTTGTAGTCAAATCTCCATTAGATATGCTTAGTTACTAACAATCTATCAGAATTTTTCCAAGTATGctctttatatttttatattcttttttctaatttattaattctctAAAATACCTTCAAAACATCTCATTTCTGCCTTTTGTCTTAAATGACATTTCACTTTTTGCCACATGTAACCtattttggcgccaatgTGCATACAAGTATTACAAAGTGGAATAAtgcattaataataaatatggtaaaaataagaaaattattaaatgtatatgtattgataaaaataaaaaactgaaaaattcttttattcttttaGAGTTTGAAAATTTGACAAATGTATTGGATATTCTACTGAAATaagaaatgaatttaagttttgcaaaaagaaaaaaaaaatcagcTATTGAGATAAAATTTATGTTTAATTATTGCATGCAAgcaatattaaatagttaaggtaaattaaattatgaaattttgaacatttaaattaatttcttattctctaaatttaatatcaaaatgaaaaattgttaatttttttttccttaatGCATTTTTAGGCTGAGATAAAATTATAGATTTAtccaatattatataaatttataatcgtaataatattattaatttgaaaaaaaatttaaatgagCCATATTTTACATAGTTTTTTCCTAAGGTCAAAAGTTAATCTTTAGAAATGAAGTTAATTCATGTATTTTCTCCTATTTTCcttttatttgtaatattctGCGATTTTACAGAAAGAAGCTTTTTGTCAAAAATTTCACTTGTAAGAACAAAAATAATCCACAAGGAAAGTAATGCGAAGGATGGGATAATTATTCCAGACTTATCTGACACTCCCAAAAACGAAGAGCCACTGTATTTAGTTGAAGgattaattgatttatctGAGGAagttgatgatgatgatgattaCAGGGATGAAATAATCTTCATAGATGATATGGAAAGAAGCAATTTAGATGAACCCACTTctaatgatgatgataaatTAAGTTCTGGGGATGAAACAcgaaatattaatgattctCAAAACAATGATGAATTAGAGATTGATAATAAGAGTGAAATTCCAGAATTTAATACtgaattatatttcaatagTCACAAGTGTTTCCTAATGTTAGGTTTCGAAGTTGAGTTCTTAGAAAAtccaattttgaataactCCGGAGTACTGAAGTATATCAAGGAAGCAGAAATTAACACAGAAGGTGAGACAGTTAAAAATCACGAGTATACAGATGATGAGAAATATAAGTTGATTGAATTGGAAACAAGAAACAAAAAACGTGATGAGATAATTTCTCTAATGAAACATTTAAGAGAATCTTGCTGGAATATTACTTCACAAAGCACATTAgaagaattcaaaaatgaaGTTCTggatattattgaaattgttAAGTCAAAAATTTGTcagattaatattaaattggaGAATTATATTAAGATTACAGACAAAGAGAACTCTGAGtttgattttgataattatgAAAGTAATATGGAAAAGAAAAGCAAACTTTTCGGAAGAAAAAGTTCTTATAAGTTGGCtctttcttcattaaaGAGAATTGAAGAATACTGGTCTCACATTGAAAATCTTCCTTGCAatatttaacattttttcACATTTAgattaattattaactaATATAGGCAAAGAAAAATGTGTGCTTAGATttaaaataacaaaatGATTAATTCTAAATCAAATCATATGATTACAGCAACTACAGTATgattatataaaaataattcaattttaatatataatatctATTTGCTTAAAGTACATATCGCAATTTCTATCTTATTTTCTTACATGgaataattattacatGCATATTTGAAGTTCGGGCTTTAGCGCCTTCATTATGAGggtaaattatttttcttatgtattaaaaattgtattaGTTACCCACTGCATAACTTTGTTTGAACTTTGGGGGAAAGAGGGAAAACAATTTATCCTTAAGCGAATAATATGTAAATTGATAAGTttggaatattaaatcGCTATAGGAAtgagaaaataaatttgataattgtGTGTgtgttttttttcaattagCCTCTAAAATACAGAATCTTTGGAATTCCCAGAATTTACTTggtttaataaattaattcgAATTGGGatttgaaaagaatgatACACGATGTTTTACTTTCTCTTACAGGGTTTGTTGGGGATAAGATTGAAGTGGACCCTGTAGAATTTACAAGTAACTCAATTTCTTTGTATAGTTATAAATATAGATTGAGACTCAAATCTAATATTGAGGAATATTTATCAGAAActgaaaaattattagtgGACAAGATTTTGCATATTTCTAGCAACTTCTATTCTGTTAATGAATTTGTTAAAAGAGTTCTAGGCTCTGTGTACAACAAGCATAGtaattataattcaaatacaaaCACGAATCCAGCTTTTGGATCAAAATTTAACCAAGAAAAGAGCCATCAACTTCAAATTAGAGCAGATCTTAAGAAAAGATTACTCAGAATTAACCCTGTTGGACTATATATACATGCAGTAGCAAAATGCATGCAGGAGTATATTCTTCGATTTCTTCAGAAGATTAATCAGTTAGAAAGAGAAGTTTTTGAAAATCCGAGTTTGCCTCTTACTTTTGTACTAACTTCAATAACAAAACCCTCCAGAGTTTTAGATAATTTTATGGCATTCATTGATGAGTGGTATAATCTTGCTCTTAATTCAAGAGTAGATTCTACATGTAAATTCTCGTTTTCAAATATGTTTATTACAATggaaaaatttgaaaatttgtgtgaaatatatataagtATTCCATGTGGATATATATTggattatttctatttggGAGTGTCTTCTGGAGATTTACTTCAGGAATCAGTGAGCAAAAACTTTCTATTGGTATGTAGTCGAATCTTTTGCTATCAAATGATAAATTGGATTATTTTAGGAAAGTTGGTTGACCCTTTTGAAGAGTTTATTGTCGGAAGGTTTTCCATTTCAGCTCCTACTAATTCATTAAACTCCCAAAAGGATGCTAACTTTTCAAACTCATTTTCAATCTCTTCAAATGATAGGTAAGTTTGAGTTTTTGGTTAAATTGAAGAATAACCATTTTGGaatctttttaatttttacaAATCATTCTAAttaatctttaatatagCTGTATTGAAGCCTTGGACTTGG is drawn from Cryptosporidium parvum Iowa II chromosome 4, whole genome shotgun sequence and contains these coding sequences:
- a CDS encoding insulinase like peptidase, which gives rise to MISGNINPSGLVKKFYLPNKLEVLLISSSDKLSLVSFGLDLGSIFDPKDYLGFSKVLSCVSQYFQTEGKQFTKVMDSIQKKGQACITYYWIPQSSETTIEFSGIFSSECLDEYLRRIRSSLDVLDYSEEIVTTCLGMLKKEYENEVNSSAVQRNAVLKSIFNSELRGSLMTMKNCVISDLVKEIKKFKKKFYSSNIMKLVIESSLTFEHLTTLVNRHFSTIPNLNTDIKLMRYNIGLKNLHTQGLLGNFVEYKGVDNKISFVFVLDSEKGAILGSNRIPLFEYLVKHYFCGEYSGSLRNAISPLILTCNVEYYAERLALVWFEVESDVEQILLEETLELLYSSVVLLRKTKIKKEYFEFLINNCVANYMNFNWFDFKLNIQDRISSLINYNVWHKLERYCKYNDLELEEFNKILNFLDIENILILVNSNQANYLMSNNYEDYVENITEIVENQVFNTSFYSFSSNSGNDECFSKSSRNRIIDCNGKYVYHYEEPLLKIKYNIKKISPRLINRLKQTKESFGIINGLSRPFINPYTPKDFKLVDFIWECTSNSPNPGNDAVVDTELNTFIESYNEFYPNYYLLTKIGDIFKTKMVRDRRLAICKYHDTQISISENVNVWYKARNDKKQPYFKGILRLSSAFNSFKFITLILSYILVISMNNTLNLPLIQDAKLTFSPRNSPEQLSNVPSIDLHISGYSSSLYIIIKTIFSSLNSEEVITEAVLNDSLFIYKGLLMRKKETITSELKARELSWRITAPNYPTLGRQYLGLSQITYQELYNEFKKFKENLCIDGLFIGNLDRAELEKLLKEFSTRVGIKAKKEQCFKLFKSRSFPIKDFRGTANKKVFYHYNRPDYFELSKNYINSNFGEKAMKKLDKTFSIENLFKLLNEECGQINCTNEVMSSGYLDFKLSSDEFGPNIALLDIIIYKNIQDFYTDNVDIGILYLNDAYYNTYWLNESLKTTSESLSLKTFIEAFDSYYKWSVQLESWDYSANDLGLYISKFTDKYNNYLKNGFGGDYKAIKNLTISKLKNKLLKSDIDEEFNSHKFNLGYSESIIESLKELDFFGFKSKMNHILNDYASFLLVQVQSTEKKDLILARKSQNFDSASGNPRRIKFNKNMNISIPPGYKHIKHIDELIQDDRIPLSVLDTEE
- a CDS encoding hypothetical protein (domain similar to KOG2065, gamma-tubulin ring complex protein), encoding MIHDVLLSLTGFVGDKIEVDPVEFTSNSISLYSYKYRLRLKSNIEEYLSETEKLLVDKILHISSNFYSVNEFVKRVLGSVYNKHSNYNSNTNTNPAFGSKFNQEKSHQLQIRADLKKRLLRINPVGLYIHAVAKCMQEYILRFLQKINQLEREVFENPSLPLTFVLTSITKPSRVLDNFMAFIDEWYNLALNSRVDSTCKFSFSNMFITMEKFENLCEIYISIPCGYILDYFYLGVSSGDLLQESVSKNFLLVCSRIFCYQMINWIILGKLVDPFEEFIVGRFSISAPTNSLNSQKDANFSNSFSISSNDR